Proteins co-encoded in one Salvia splendens isolate huo1 chromosome 4, SspV2, whole genome shotgun sequence genomic window:
- the LOC121798070 gene encoding uncharacterized protein At5g01610-like → MEKAMVKMGSIKSGSFWLSKKAKEEFNNITQDLTTVSNVVEEKAKWIFDKLKGKPLRSLPDLLREYNLPPGLFPTNITAYEYDEIKSRLTVHLPFACEVSFKDSSVLRYAPRVKCILLKGKLIGIEGMKTKVLVWVKVTSAAVEGSKSEKLSFTAGVKKSRPKDAYVVPREAVRVEEF, encoded by the exons ATGGAGAAAGCAATGGTGAAAATGGGGAGCATAAAATCTGGAAGCTTTTGGCTGTCGAAGAAAGCTAAGGAAGAGTTCAATAACATCACTCAAGATCTCAct ACTGTCTCAAATGTTGTTGAGGAGAAGGCAAAATGGATCTTCGATAAGCTAAAAG GAAAACCACTAAGAAGCTTGCCTGATCTTCTACGAGAGTACAATCTCCCACCGGGCCTTTTCCCGACCAACATTACAGCATACGAGTATGATGAGATCAAGTCGAGGCTGACCGTTCACTTGCCCTTTGCTTGTGAAGTGAGCTTCAAGGACTCGTCTGTGCTAAGGTATGCCCCTCGCGTCAAATGCATTCTCCTCAAGGGTAAGCTCATTGGCATAGAAGGGATGAAGACCAAGGTCCTCGTGTGGGTCAAGGTCACGAGCGCGGCTGTTGAGGGTAGCAAGTCAGAGAAGCTATCTTTCACCGCGGGCGTTAAGAAGTCGAGGCCTAAGGATGCATACGTCGTGCCACGTGAAGCTGTTAGGGTCGAAGAATTTTGA